A window of the Gemmatirosa kalamazoonensis genome harbors these coding sequences:
- a CDS encoding radical SAM protein yields the protein MTTVDRRIRALRPPKPPVDAYRAHGTAVDVERRPDGTLERALTIFLAGAECPFTCSFCDLWRWTIEGPTPPGALPRQVADVLEAFDGALPDRVKLYNASNFFDRRAVPPEDLPALASLGARFRGVTVESHASTVGPATVAFARSIPGRLEVAMGLETIHPAAAARINKRLDVDRFDRAAAYLAAHDVDLRVFVLLGAPSVPVAESVEWTVRAVEHAAARGAAMACVIPVRGGNGEMERLAALGEFTPPTLAQLEDVLDRCLAFGPTVVTVDLWDAARLPACEVCRSARIERLGRINVTGHAEPRIRCEACGA from the coding sequence GTGACGACCGTCGACCGTCGCATCCGCGCGCTGCGCCCGCCGAAGCCGCCCGTCGACGCGTACCGGGCGCACGGCACCGCCGTGGACGTGGAGCGACGGCCCGACGGGACGCTGGAGCGCGCGCTCACGATCTTTCTCGCGGGCGCGGAGTGCCCGTTCACCTGCTCGTTCTGCGATCTGTGGCGGTGGACGATCGAGGGGCCGACGCCGCCCGGCGCGCTGCCGCGACAGGTGGCAGACGTGCTCGAAGCGTTCGACGGCGCACTGCCCGACCGAGTCAAGCTGTACAACGCGAGCAACTTCTTCGACCGGCGCGCGGTGCCGCCGGAAGATCTGCCGGCCCTCGCGTCGTTAGGCGCGCGGTTCCGCGGCGTGACGGTGGAGTCGCACGCGAGCACGGTGGGGCCGGCGACGGTCGCGTTCGCGCGGTCGATCCCGGGCCGGCTCGAGGTGGCGATGGGTCTCGAGACGATCCACCCGGCGGCGGCGGCGCGCATCAACAAGCGGCTCGACGTCGATCGCTTCGATCGCGCGGCGGCGTATCTCGCGGCGCACGACGTGGATCTGCGCGTGTTCGTGCTGCTCGGCGCGCCGTCGGTGCCCGTCGCGGAGAGCGTGGAGTGGACGGTGCGCGCGGTGGAGCACGCGGCGGCGCGGGGCGCGGCGATGGCGTGCGTCATCCCGGTGCGCGGCGGCAACGGCGAGATGGAGCGGCTCGCCGCACTCGGCGAGTTCACGCCGCCGACGCTCGCGCAGCTCGAGGATGTGCTCGACCGGTGCCTCGCGTTCGGGCCCACCGTCGTGACGGTGGATCTGTGGGACGCGGCGCGGCTGCCGGCGTGCGAGGTGTGTCGGTCGGCACGCATCGAGCGGCTGGGACGGATCAACGTCACGGGACACGCCGAGCCGCGGATCCGCTGCGAGGCGTGCGGCGCGTGA
- a CDS encoding asparagine synthase-related protein, producing the protein MQYPIARVIELVRPESQHLWGMDESEARRRLLSADPSDVLAIDGSFALVARDGERVLLARSLDRPLRYFLAKAADGPVLIVAERIDEIAAELARLGWGDQFHPSYTRMVPAHHVTTLRLVGCPDPNPVHRRFFDPPRGTLPNDLDVIGERYVSALYGEVRRWLAQQEPEAPIGVPFSGGIDSGSVLLALNRALLDAGQSPARLKAFTLSVDGGGDDARQAREFLTRTGLEMLGETVDVPSSALDPLRAVGVIEDYKPLDVECAAVNLALLGALRERYPDWRLLVDGDGGDENLKDYPIEENSELTIRSVVNNRMLYQEGWGVESIKHSLTYSGGYSRGCVRGYACAQAHGFITFSPYTRPSVIAVAEAIPFAALTAGSHERLYALKGEIVSRGMRTVLGVEMPVFPKRRFQHGAVESEQVPRLFPRNEARYRRRFEALHAAMA; encoded by the coding sequence ATGCAATACCCGATCGCCCGCGTCATCGAGCTGGTGCGCCCCGAGTCGCAGCACCTGTGGGGCATGGACGAGTCGGAGGCGCGACGCCGCCTCCTCTCCGCCGACCCGAGCGACGTCCTCGCCATCGACGGCTCGTTCGCGCTCGTCGCGCGCGACGGCGAGCGCGTGCTGCTCGCGCGGAGCCTCGACCGGCCGCTGCGCTACTTCCTCGCGAAGGCCGCCGACGGGCCGGTGCTCATCGTGGCGGAGCGGATCGACGAGATCGCGGCGGAGCTCGCGCGGCTCGGCTGGGGCGACCAGTTCCACCCGAGCTACACGCGCATGGTGCCGGCGCACCACGTCACCACGCTGCGGCTCGTCGGCTGCCCCGATCCGAACCCCGTGCACCGCCGCTTCTTCGACCCGCCGCGCGGGACGCTGCCTAACGACCTGGACGTCATCGGCGAGCGCTACGTGTCGGCGCTGTACGGCGAGGTGCGCCGGTGGCTCGCCCAGCAGGAGCCCGAGGCGCCGATCGGCGTGCCGTTCTCGGGCGGGATCGACAGCGGGTCGGTGCTGCTCGCGCTGAATCGCGCGCTGCTCGACGCGGGGCAGTCGCCGGCGCGGCTCAAGGCGTTCACGCTCAGCGTGGACGGCGGGGGCGACGACGCGCGCCAGGCGCGCGAGTTCCTCACCCGCACGGGGCTCGAGATGCTCGGCGAGACGGTGGACGTGCCGTCGTCGGCGCTCGACCCGCTGCGCGCGGTCGGGGTGATCGAGGACTACAAGCCGCTCGACGTCGAGTGCGCCGCGGTGAACCTCGCGCTGCTCGGCGCGCTGCGCGAGCGCTACCCGGACTGGCGGCTGCTCGTCGACGGCGACGGCGGCGACGAGAACCTGAAGGACTATCCCATCGAGGAGAACAGCGAGCTCACGATCCGCAGCGTCGTGAACAACCGCATGCTGTACCAGGAAGGCTGGGGCGTCGAGTCCATCAAGCACTCGCTCACGTACTCGGGCGGCTACAGCCGCGGATGCGTGCGCGGCTACGCGTGCGCGCAGGCACACGGCTTCATCACGTTCAGCCCGTACACGCGGCCGTCGGTGATCGCGGTGGCGGAGGCCATCCCGTTCGCCGCGCTCACGGCGGGCTCGCACGAGCGGCTCTACGCGCTCAAGGGCGAGATCGTGTCGCGCGGCATGCGCACCGTGCTCGGCGTCGAGATGCCGGTATTTCCGAAGCGCCGCTTCCAGCACGGCGCGGTGGAGTCGGAGCAGGTGCCGCGACTGTTCCCGCGCAACGAGGCGCGCTACCGGCGCCGGTTCGAGGCGCTGCACGCGGCGATGGCGTGA